In a genomic window of Piliocolobus tephrosceles isolate RC106 chromosome 1, ASM277652v3, whole genome shotgun sequence:
- the LOC113219807 gene encoding late cornified envelope protein 2D-like, whose protein sequence is MSCQQNQQQCQPPAKCPPKCTPKCPPKCPPKCPPQCPAPCSPAVSSCCGPSSGGCCGRSSGGCCSSGSGGCCLSHHRPRLFHRRRHQSPDCCESEPSGGSGCCHSFGGYC, encoded by the coding sequence ATGTCTTGCCAGCAAAACCAGCAGCAGTGCCAGCCCCCTGCCAAGTGTCCTCCCAAGTGTACTCCAAAATGTCCACCTAAGTGTCCCCCCAAATGCCCACCCCAGTGCCCAGCTCCATGTTCCCCTGCAGTCTCTTcctgctgtggtcccagctctggGGGCTGCTGTGGTCGCAGCTCTGGGGGTTGCTGCAGTTCTGGGAGTGGTGGCTGCTGCCTGAGCCACCACAGGCCCCGCCTCTTCCACAGGCGCCGGCACCAGAGCCCAGATTGCTGTGAAAGTGAACCTTCTGGGGGCTCTGGCTGCTGCCACAGCTTTGGGGGCTACTGCTGA
- the LOC111543935 gene encoding late cornified envelope protein 2A-like, producing the protein MSCQQNQQQCQPPVKCPSKCTLKCPPKCPSQCTALCPVSSCCSSSSGGCCSSGGGSCCLSHYRCHRSHCHRSQSSNCCECEPSWGSSCCHSSGSCWVQEQVRAENTFLEHPQPSRSIQNICYLSKLNPLAIRGPVTQENVGEMAQVPTEIKTTFPSVKLRRVYVEKIPDPDWTEILITE; encoded by the exons ATGTCCTGCCAGCAGAACCAGCAGCAGTGTCAGCCCCCTGTCAAGTGCCCTTCCAAGTGTACTCTGAAATGCCCCCCAAAGTGTCCATCCCAGTGCACAGCACTATGCCCAGTTTCTTCCTGCTGCAGCTCCAGCTCTGGGGGCTGCTGCAGCTCGGGAGGTGGTAGCTGCTGCCTGAGCCACTACAGGTGCCACAGGTCCCACTGCCACAGATCCCAGAGCTCCAATTGCTGTGAATGTGAGCCTTCATGGGGCTCCAGCTGCTGCCACAGCTCTGGGAGCTGCTG GGTCCAAGAACAGGTGAGAGCTGAGAATACATTTTTAGAACACCCGCAGCCCTCAAGATCCATCCAGAATATCTGCTACCTTTCCAAGCTTAATCCGCTGGCCATCAGAGGGCCTGTGACTCAGGAAAATGTTGGGGAAATGGCTCAAGTACCAACGGAAATAAAGACAACTTTCCCTAGTGTCAAACTGAGAAGAGTCTATGTAGAGAAAATTCCAGACCCAGATTGGACTGAGATTCTGATAACAGAGTGA
- the LOC111543574 gene encoding late cornified envelope protein 2D, with protein sequence MSCQQNQQQCQPPPKCPPKCTPKCPPKCPPKCPPQCPAPCSPAVSSCCGPSSGGCCSSGSGGCCVSHHRPRLFHRRRHQSPDCCESEPSGGSGCCHSSGGCC encoded by the coding sequence ATGTCTTGCCAGCAAAACCAGCAGCAGTGCCAGCCCCCTCCCAAGTGTCCTCCCAAGTGTACCCCAAAATGTCCACCTAAGTGTCCCCCCAAATGCCCACCCCAGTGCCCAGCTCCATGTTCCCCCGCAGTCTCTTcctgctgtggtcccagctctggGGGTTGCTGCAGTTCTGGGAGTGGTGGCTgctgcgtgagccaccacaggcCCCGCCTCTTCCACAGGCGCCGGCACCAGAGCCCAGATTGCTGTGAGAGTGAACCTTCTGGGGGCTCTGGCTGCTGCCACAGCTCTGGGGGCTGCTGCTGA